A genomic segment from Methanolobus zinderi encodes:
- a CDS encoding gamma carbonic anhydrase family protein, whose translation MIMDFKNKRPSISEQAYIADSADIIGDVEIGDFSSIWFNAVLRGDTGSIRIGSRTSIQDNVVIHADSPMNVHIGNDVTVGHGAVVHGCTIDDNVIIGMNSTILNGAQIGKNSIVGANALVPEGKRFPDNSIILGVPAKVKREATDQDMQNISENAAEYVSLAKEYKSTK comes from the coding sequence GAGACCTTCAATCTCAGAGCAGGCATACATAGCTGATTCTGCAGACATAATAGGGGATGTTGAAATCGGAGATTTTTCAAGTATCTGGTTCAATGCCGTACTTCGTGGTGATACGGGCAGTATTCGCATAGGCAGCAGAACAAGTATCCAGGACAATGTTGTGATCCATGCGGACAGTCCCATGAATGTACATATTGGAAATGACGTCACTGTCGGACACGGGGCTGTGGTTCATGGTTGTACGATAGACGATAATGTGATAATAGGCATGAACTCTACGATACTCAACGGAGCACAGATTGGGAAGAACTCAATTGTCGGTGCAAACGCACTTGTTCCAGAGGGGAAGCGATTTCCTGATAACAGTATCATACTGGGAGTGCCTGCAAAGGTTAAAAGAGAAGCCACCGATCAGGACATGCAGAATATATCAGAGAATGCTGCAGAGTATGTTAGTCTTGCAAAAGAATATAAAAGTACAAAGTAG
- a CDS encoding PEF-CTERM sorting domain-containing protein, with amino-acid sequence MEPKRIISILVFILLIAIVLPELPKELTDDAPAPIDNETYPPALMSTPDDNETGATDTKPGWWKHSGHSTVTYSRDNESDSSLSTEDYDIDIRIMLDGQDAATFPGPSFVSGSEVNISYMVINSGSSGLIDVCVTDDNFGDIGECDSLSANESITFEHVLTVQEGNFSSTGRVSGISENSLQMCSDQSQIYYSGVSGYEEIPEFPSVFLPVSLLIALAFVFGRKKI; translated from the coding sequence ATGGAGCCAAAACGTATTATCTCAATACTTGTATTTATATTACTTATTGCAATCGTTTTGCCAGAGTTACCGAAGGAACTGACTGATGATGCACCTGCTCCGATCGATAACGAGACATATCCTCCAGCCCTGATGTCAACACCGGATGACAATGAGACCGGTGCAACGGATACAAAACCCGGTTGGTGGAAACATAGCGGTCACAGTACTGTCACCTATTCCAGGGATAATGAATCCGATTCTTCTCTGTCAACTGAAGATTATGATATCGACATAAGGATCATGCTGGATGGTCAGGATGCAGCTACCTTCCCTGGTCCTTCATTTGTCTCAGGCTCAGAGGTCAATATATCATACATGGTTATCAACAGCGGAAGTTCGGGACTAATTGATGTCTGCGTAACTGACGACAACTTCGGTGATATCGGAGAATGTGACTCTCTCAGTGCAAATGAAAGTATTACTTTTGAACATGTACTCACTGTTCAGGAAGGTAACTTCTCAAGCACCGGAAGGGTAAGTGGAATAAGTGAGAACAGCCTGCAAATGTGCAGTGACCAGTCACAGATTTACTATTCAGGAGTATCCGGATATGAGGAAATACCTGAATTTCCATCGGTTTTCCTTCCTGTATCCCTGTTAATTGCACTAGCATTTGTATTTGGAAGAAAGAAGATATAA